The Thunnus albacares chromosome 13, fThuAlb1.1, whole genome shotgun sequence genome segment CCCTTCCCACAGGTTCTGGAGCAATGCGACCACTGCCCAATATGCCACTCTGGACATGGGTCTCCACAAGCCCTGGTGGCCGGCGGTCTTTGTGAAGAATCACAGTCCAACCCTGGCTTCCCGTCTGCTCTCAGACACTGCACCATCCTCCTCTGGATCCCACTGCCGCAAGTTACCGAACACTGGTCCCAGTTCGTGGATATCCATTTCCCAAGAACAGGATCCTCCTTGCTGTAAGACTTCTTCAGGGTGTCACCTCCCTTCTCCTTGACACTATCCTCAGCCAGAACACTGTTGTGGGAGTTTATGCGATCCTCCTTCTTCAGAGTCTTGTCCTCCTTGGTCTGACGGGCGTGGTAGAAGGAGTAACGGATGCGAGGAGGCGTCATCTTTCCCGCACACAGCACCTCCACAGTGAGGACTTCTCCCAAGGGCTTCACAGCCTGCAAGGTCTCGGAGAGGCCGGCTGTGCCACTATAGCGCAGCAGGCTGCCCTTTACAGCGATGTCCCTCTCCCCAGCCGACACAATGTAGTTCCCATTGAGCAGGTAATGACCCTCACTGTTCTTCACGGCCAAATAGTTGTCATCACTCCTCATTCCCTTGTAGCCTCGCTGACGGATGTCTATGTTGGCTGCGCCCACTGGCAACATGACCACAAAGTTGTAGCCGTGCCTGCATGCCAAAACATATTACAATCAATGAGATCTCATAATGGTTGAATTGATAATGCTATCATGTTGGTGTATgggaggaaaaaaggaagatgTAAGCAATATTTTCTATGATGATGTGGATTTTACTCACACAGGCTTTGTAAATAGTCCTGACACCTTCTTGCAGCCCTTGTTATCACCGCCGCAGATTCCACACTTATCAAACTTCTTGTTGGAGCCAATTTTTCCATCACAGCCAGCCTTAATACATTTTccttgtacacacacacctgtggaGTCCGGGGAGCATGGAGTGCCATCTATGACCTGGAAAGGACAAACACTTTAAGGTCAGCCAAGTAAAAAGTCACAGGAAGCAAACATACTCTGATTTAAAACTTTATTCCAGGTCATTAAGATACTTTTTAGGAAATAATCTGATTGCacacaaatattaaattaaGCTATTTCTTGTTATATAGCTGTTTTTACTCAGTTCCTGTAATTATTTTACTACTACTGGAAACTGTTCTCACGCACCTTCCTTTTCTCTACATTCTCCCTCATAAATGTACCATTAAcagacattaaaataaacagtaaagaCACAGGTCCCAGGATGATGTAAGACACTATATGTTCTGTAGTGGATATTTGTGCAAGCTTATCACAAACATCACCTTGGTCCTCTCAGCCTCACCTTCAGCTTAACACATGACCAGGAAGGCTGTCAACCAGATCAGCCTCACACTGCGTCTCTGTATGTGGCTGATAAGTTTGCGAAATGTGGTTGTGAGCACACTGACGTTTTTCCATCCTACATTGAATCATAGCTAAAAGCTGAGAGTTATTCAACCATTTCCACTCAATAATCCAGCTCAAGctttaaactaaactaaacgcACAGTTTACTGTAAATTTATTTTATGGTTCAGTGTTTAAAATATCCAGCTGCTCTATGATTCAGAGCTACGTGTCCCCTGAGTGCTCTTATCTACCCCTCCTCAGCCAGTATGATGGAGTGAAGTGTGAACTCTCTCTCACTGCTGCTCAAGCTCACTCCACACCCTGCTATCTGAAAAAGATAaactctcctctccttcattccTTCCTTCAGTCTGTTCGCTTAGACCAAAGGCAGCTGGCTGACATACGTATATTCACATGAAATCACTGTTATCTTGGCCGCATATCTCAAATTCTGAAATATCTAACCTTagtgttttcagatttttgtgtAATCGTCTTTACACTGGTTTATTGGAACACATTTGAGGTGTAGCTGTTTACCTTGGGTGCCAGGACGTAGAAGTAGCCCGTGCCATTCGCCCTGCAGATGAGTTTACACCTGTCATCTGTGCTCACTCCAGAGTACTTTGGTACCCACACCACCGAGGGGGCGATACGGTTACTGTTGAAACTGAGGCCGCTGCTCTCACACTGCTCTTCACGATAAGTCTTACCTGcgcagagaggagggagggggtgcAGAGGGTGAGAGGTGGGAATGCTTCAGGGGGAAAAGTGTCATTGGACATAGTTATCTGTTTTTGAGAAACTCTTACCTGTGTCAGGGCAGCGGTTCAGGTTGCAGGAGCGGTATTTGACCCGAACCCCTTGGCAGTATTTACCCCCATTTGACGGAACTGGGTTGTTACACTCCCTTTTAGACAGCTGGACGCCGCCTCCACACGTGCGTGAGCAGGAACCGAATGGGCCCCACTTGCCCCAGCGGCCGTCCACCTGGAAATACACAAACCAGCAGCATATTGCAAAAGGTATAACAACAAAGACCTACCTTAATCACATCCCAGTTAAGGTGTATGTTGATATCAGTCCGTGTGTGACTCTTACCTTCACATTTTGGACCTGTTTGTCAGTGCAGACCCCTCGGTCACAGACCCGTCCATCCCCGCAGTGGGTGCCATCTGCCCATGGGAAGTGCCGGGTCATACACACCAGATGGCCGTTGGACTTTCCAGTGCACCATAGACGACCGCATGGCGGCTGCAGGAAGGGACAGGGCTTGGAGCCTTCACCGAAAGCGAGCTCACACTGACGTTCAAGCATGTAGGACGCTCCCGGCAGCACATCAGGGAGGACCAACGGTTTTGGAGGCTGGTCGAGCAAACACTCCCCTAGAAGAGGAAGATTAGGTAAACAACACACTGAAGCAATAACCTCTGTTATCTCTGCTTTTAGGACCAGCTGAGAGCACTTATATCCATTTATTAAAGCTGATGCTTTAAACATTTCACcgaaatattttcctttttcctccttgAAAATAGGGCTTCAGAAAGTGCAGCTTGATGCAGTGTATACCACataccacacacagacatatgcaCACAAGCATGAGCGCCCCCCATCCCCATCACATCCCCCTAAAAACCTCTCATGTTGATCCCACCCTTGTTGCAAGACTTGCAGGGATAAAGTTATATGAGAATAATCTCTAACTCTTAGATTTGAGCTTAAAATATTGCTTTAAACTCTCCACCAAGATGACATCCAGCTAGCAAACAGTGCCACCGTCGAAGGCATCAACTCCATTTACAATAAATGACACAGAAACTTTTCCAGGAACAGGCTAATGACAGGAAGAGTTTGACGAGCAGGTGCTTGGAAACATGAAAGATCAACGTCATTGGATGAGACGGGTTCCAAGAGGAGGTTTTTATCACTCTAAGACAAACACAATTTCTCACCCTTATGGGGAATTTACACATCCaaaagaaggggggaaaaacTGGGTTCCCTTACTTTGAACTGTTTATTATGCCATTTGTGTTGTGGTGAATTCACAAGAGATAATGAGGGAGTGAACGAATGAGCTGTAACTGGTGGCAAATTTGTTTCCTCCCATTTCACCGCAAATTTGGCAGAAGAAACACACTGATTAAATAATATGCTGCATAAGCAAGTCATTCTAGACTGAATAAGCTGAACCTCACCTCTTCCTtcctactctctctctccaaaGAGTGATCATTCAAAACAATAGCTGGCATTGTGAGGAGAAATGAACAGGTTATGAATAATTTTGGGTGCAGCACGGCATGAAAACTGCCTCAAACATGtggcaacatgttttttttttcctctccgcTGCTTTTTGAAGTCTAGATTTATGGCAGACAGCAAGGAGAAACCAAGTTACAACACTGTTACATAGAAATCACACCCTGTGAAGTCAAAATGTTCTACTGTATCTTGCTCCCAAccagtttatgttgttttgttctcaGACCATCACTAAATAGAAGAAGCAAAAAAGTTGGTCTATTTGAAGTAAACCTGCAAGGGAAATGCTAGGCAGATACACCTCACTGTCCAAACCACTGTGGTGACTCTCCCCAGAACAAACCCTCTAATTTGGGACAAATGTGAGggagttttaaaataaaactttagcGTTGCTCCGGGGCCAAGTCCTGTGGTCTGTCATACTTGGCAGACAATCTGCATTCAACCAAATGAatttctttttggctttttgcttGGCTTTTCTATGAGCATGGTACTATAGGAGGTTAGGCGGATGTCACATTTGAAGCATAGATGAACGCTGAAATTCAATCATGCTCTTACTGGCATTTACCTCAAATGATTGTAGTCAT includes the following:
- the LOC122995175 gene encoding A disintegrin and metalloproteinase with thrombospondin motifs 15-like gives rise to the protein MFIRTTFLLYFVVSLSKVVRCMESELCFPIILDNHQYDRGDSDNDVDILNGKCVLKIQAFQQELVIDLHQDSKFIAPSISNQDAFWLSNTDVTTDLSRCFYSGYVNGDRYSYAALSLCKGLQGAFGYQGWEYFISPVQNDTRSAESAHVIRRRTSNNLKLNSTSRCAVDSDISLQVAQSLEKYKQLKDYSNVTETMLKRMGRAKRFASIPRYVETLIVADESMALFHGDDLKHYLLTLMSVAARLYKHPSILNSISIVVVKIVIISEADKGPKVSGNAAMTLRNFCTWQKKMNKNNDKHTDYWDTAILFTRQDLCGASTCDTLGMADVGTMCDPKRSCSVIEDDGLPSAFTTAHELGHVFNMPHDNVRACEDVFGKLQDNHMMSPTLIQINRTSPWSPCSAAIITEFLDSGHGECLLDQPPKPLVLPDVLPGASYMLERQCELAFGEGSKPCPFLQPPCGRLWCTGKSNGHLVCMTRHFPWADGTHCGDGRVCDRGVCTDKQVQNVKVDGRWGKWGPFGSCSRTCGGGVQLSKRECNNPVPSNGGKYCQGVRVKYRSCNLNRCPDTGKTYREEQCESSGLSFNSNRIAPSVVWVPKYSGVSTDDRCKLICRANGTGYFYVLAPKVIDGTPCSPDSTGVCVQGKCIKAGCDGKIGSNKKFDKCGICGGDNKGCKKVSGLFTKPVHGYNFVVMLPVGAANIDIRQRGYKGMRSDDNYLAVKNSEGHYLLNGNYIVSAGERDIAVKGSLLRYSGTAGLSETLQAVKPLGEVLTVEVLCAGKMTPPRIRYSFYHARQTKEDKTLKKEDRINSHNSVLAEDSVKEKGGDTLKKSYSKEDPVLGKWISTNWDQCSVTCGSGIQRRMVQCLRADGKPGLDCDSSQRPPATRACGDPCPEWHIGQWSHCSRTCGKGFKRRPLQCKTQTGHLLPRDHCTGLRKPQELDFCNLRPC